The following are encoded in a window of Meiothermus sp. CFH 77666 genomic DNA:
- a CDS encoding amidohydrolase family protein: MLKGGLVVVGQHVVAVGPLAELRQTYPEAPLIQKGKALTPKVVNAHTHLDLSTVPYFRGGYTEFIQHVIDHGSKRTTEAALQGLNELQALGVGGFGDIAYRPEVVEWLLENSPLPGVVYLEVINRNPEQADSVAGRVAQQLSEWRKRKSLLRVGISPHTPYNVSPALLKKLVEMARLEGFPLQMHVAESPEETALMTQSSGPLKALPERYGYPPYQNLPGLTPVRYLAELGVLGPHLTVVHGVQVDEEEVQMLAQSGTQVVACPRSNEALACGQMPWELYLKYRLEPALGTDSRSSSPDLDVRNEALFLWERVDPRVLVRAATRNGYRMLGLEAPRITRGTSVSQVQSW; encoded by the coding sequence ATGCTGAAAGGGGGGCTGGTGGTGGTGGGCCAGCACGTGGTGGCCGTGGGGCCTCTGGCCGAGTTGCGGCAAACCTACCCCGAGGCCCCGCTCATTCAAAAAGGCAAGGCCCTCACCCCAAAAGTGGTCAATGCCCACACCCACCTGGATTTGTCCACAGTTCCCTATTTTCGAGGCGGCTATACCGAGTTCATCCAGCATGTGATTGACCACGGTTCAAAGCGCACCACGGAGGCCGCCCTGCAGGGCCTGAACGAGCTCCAGGCACTGGGGGTGGGGGGGTTTGGGGACATCGCATACAGGCCCGAAGTGGTGGAGTGGCTGCTGGAAAACAGTCCCCTGCCCGGCGTGGTGTACCTGGAGGTCATCAACCGCAACCCCGAACAGGCAGACTCAGTAGCGGGTCGGGTAGCCCAGCAGTTGTCCGAATGGCGCAAGCGAAAGAGTCTGCTACGGGTGGGCATATCGCCCCATACCCCCTACAACGTGAGCCCGGCCCTGCTCAAAAAACTGGTGGAGATGGCCCGGCTCGAGGGCTTCCCCCTGCAGATGCACGTAGCCGAAAGCCCCGAGGAAACCGCGCTGATGACCCAAAGCAGCGGCCCCCTAAAGGCCCTGCCTGAGCGGTATGGCTATCCCCCTTACCAGAACCTCCCCGGCCTGACCCCGGTGCGCTACCTGGCCGAACTCGGGGTGCTGGGGCCGCACCTGACGGTGGTGCATGGCGTGCAGGTGGACGAGGAGGAGGTGCAGATGCTGGCCCAGTCCGGCACCCAGGTGGTGGCCTGTCCGCGCAGCAACGAAGCCCTGGCCTGCGGCCAGATGCCCTGGGAGCTCTACCTCAAGTACCGCCTCGAGCCCGCCCTAGGCACCGACTCGCGCAGCAGCAGCCCCGATCTGGACGTGCGGAACGAAGCGCTCTTTTTGTGGGAGCGGGTAGACCCCCGGGTTCTGGTGCGGGCCGCCACCCGCAACGGCTACCGGATGCTGGGGCTGGAAGCGCCCCGCATCACCCGCGGAACATCGGTTTCCCAAGTACAATCCTGGTAG
- a CDS encoding GNAT family N-acetyltransferase — MNVLIRELHEPEEIALIPRLEQAIWNDPSDTIRTGTLMALVHEGALLAGAYRIETSVTPFSPLGERGRGIGGSTPQLVGFIFGFPTNRPSDHHSHMAGVLPEYQGSQIGLLLKRYQRDWALSRGYERVVWTFDPLRSLNAHFNLRKLGATFRRYIPNCYGPMGGINAGAPSDRAYAVWELRSPRVFSRIYAPPPAPSVEGLPQANRVEQQEPVELRLDLSEKRILVQIPEDWGQILSTDPGLALRWRAHSREVFEHYFAQGYQATDFVRGPNRYVLERETP; from the coding sequence ATGAATGTGTTGATTCGTGAACTGCACGAGCCCGAGGAGATCGCCTTAATACCTCGGCTCGAGCAGGCCATCTGGAACGACCCAAGCGACACCATCCGCACCGGCACCCTGATGGCCCTGGTACATGAGGGGGCCCTGCTGGCGGGAGCCTACCGGATCGAAACTTCCGTCACCCCTTTCTCCCCCCTGGGGGAAAGGGGTCGGGGGATTGGGGGCTCCACCCCGCAGCTTGTCGGTTTTATTTTCGGCTTCCCCACCAACCGCCCTTCCGACCACCATTCGCACATGGCTGGGGTGCTGCCGGAGTACCAGGGCAGCCAGATTGGGCTGCTGCTCAAGCGTTACCAGCGCGACTGGGCCCTGAGCCGAGGCTACGAGCGGGTGGTCTGGACCTTCGACCCCCTGCGGAGCCTCAACGCCCACTTCAACCTTCGCAAGCTGGGTGCCACCTTCCGCCGCTACATCCCCAACTGCTACGGCCCGATGGGGGGCATCAATGCGGGCGCCCCTTCGGATCGGGCCTATGCGGTCTGGGAGCTGCGTTCGCCCAGGGTGTTCAGCCGGATTTACGCACCGCCCCCGGCCCCCAGCGTGGAAGGCCTGCCCCAGGCCAACCGGGTCGAGCAGCAAGAGCCCGTGGAACTCCGGCTCGACCTGTCCGAAAAGCGAATCCTGGTGCAGATTCCCGAAGACTGGGGCCAGATTCTAAGCACCGACCCCGGCCTGGCCCTGCGCTGGCGGGCCCACAGCCGCGAGGTCTTTGAACACTACTTTGCCCAGGGCTACCAGGCCACCGATTTTGTGCGCGGCCCCAACCGGTATGTTCTCGAGCGAGAAACCCCTTGA
- the menC gene encoding o-succinylbenzoate synthase: MKIEAAELRLISLPLKFRFETSFGVQTMRHVVVLTLYGEGLEGYAETVMEYTPHYREETIPGAWALLEELLIPKVLGKDLANPEQLWSEISSFRGNKMAKAALEMAFWDLWCKSLGQPLWKVLGGVRTEIPVGISLGIEPSIEATLEKVGKGLADGYKRIKLKIKPGWDVRLALAVREAYPEANLTVDANSAYSLNHIATFKALDAANLDYIEQPLAFDDILDHAKLQAAISTSICLDESITSPEDARKALEIGAGRVINLKPGRVGGILASRKVHDITQSYGLPVWMGGMLEAGIGRAANIHVATLPMFIKPGDTSSASRYWQEDIIEEALEAKNGLMPVPQGPGLGVTLKRDLIQKLTEKTAYVSSVAHSK, translated from the coding sequence ATGAAAATCGAAGCTGCCGAACTCCGCCTGATCTCCCTGCCGCTCAAGTTTCGCTTCGAGACCTCCTTTGGGGTGCAGACCATGCGCCACGTGGTTGTCCTGACGCTTTACGGCGAGGGCCTCGAGGGCTACGCCGAAACGGTTATGGAGTACACCCCGCACTACCGCGAGGAGACCATTCCTGGGGCCTGGGCGCTTTTGGAAGAACTGCTCATTCCCAAGGTGCTGGGCAAAGACCTGGCCAACCCCGAGCAGCTCTGGAGCGAGATTAGCAGCTTCCGGGGCAACAAGATGGCCAAAGCCGCCCTCGAGATGGCCTTCTGGGACCTCTGGTGCAAGAGCCTGGGCCAGCCTCTGTGGAAGGTGCTGGGAGGCGTTCGCACCGAGATTCCGGTGGGCATCAGCCTGGGCATCGAGCCCAGCATCGAGGCCACCCTCGAGAAGGTGGGCAAGGGGCTGGCCGATGGCTACAAGCGCATCAAGCTCAAAATCAAACCCGGCTGGGATGTCAGGCTAGCGCTGGCCGTGCGCGAGGCCTACCCCGAGGCCAACCTCACCGTAGACGCCAACTCCGCCTACAGCCTGAACCACATCGCCACCTTCAAAGCCCTGGACGCCGCCAATCTCGACTACATTGAGCAGCCGCTGGCCTTCGACGACATCCTGGATCACGCCAAGTTGCAGGCGGCCATCTCCACCTCGATCTGCCTGGACGAGTCCATCACCTCGCCCGAGGACGCCCGCAAGGCCCTGGAAATCGGGGCTGGGCGGGTGATCAACCTCAAGCCGGGCCGGGTAGGCGGCATCCTGGCCAGCCGCAAGGTGCACGACATTACCCAGAGCTACGGGCTGCCGGTCTGGATGGGCGGAATGCTGGAAGCCGGCATTGGCCGGGCCGCCAACATTCACGTGGCCACCCTGCCCATGTTCATCAAGCCCGGCGATACCAGCAGTGCCAGCCGCTACTGGCAGGAGGACATCATCGAAGAGGCCCTCGAGGCCAAAAACGGCCTGATGCCCGTACCCCAGGGGCCGGGTCTGGGCGTGACGCTGAAGCGGGACCTTATCCAGAAGCTCACCGAGAAAACGGCGTATGTCTCCAGTGTCGCGCATAGCAAATAG
- a CDS encoding Uma2 family endonuclease: MIKPSAQLMTIEEYLRTEPEREVRHEYVHGHIYAMAGGSSIHNRICANIVHLLVGLNLAHGRCRVYPSDMKLRVGDEKVYYPDAMVVCQGELPNEFYETEPCLLVEVLSPSTKDIDRREKADVYRSLHSLQTYLIVDSESRTVRHYWREAGEWRVMDYVQQGDIPLPCLEGSVSLEQIYRGVL, translated from the coding sequence ATGATCAAACCCAGCGCTCAACTCATGACCATCGAGGAGTACCTCCGCACCGAGCCAGAACGGGAGGTGCGGCACGAGTATGTGCATGGGCACATCTACGCGATGGCCGGAGGGAGCAGCATCCACAACCGAATCTGCGCCAACATTGTGCATCTTTTGGTGGGGCTCAACCTGGCTCATGGTAGGTGCCGCGTCTATCCCAGCGACATGAAACTGCGGGTAGGCGACGAAAAGGTTTACTACCCCGACGCGATGGTCGTATGTCAGGGAGAACTCCCCAACGAGTTCTACGAAACCGAGCCCTGCCTGCTGGTGGAGGTGCTGTCACCCAGTACCAAAGATATTGACCGGCGCGAAAAAGCCGATGTGTACCGCAGCTTGCACAGCCTGCAGACCTACCTGATTGTAGATAGCGAGTCCCGCACGGTGCGCCACTACTGGCGTGAAGCGGGGGAGTGGAGGGTTATGGATTACGTCCAGCAAGGGGACATACCCCTGCCCTGTTTGGAGGGGAGTGTAAGCCTCGAGCAGATCTACCGGGGGGTTTTGTAA
- the serS gene encoding serine--tRNA ligase, with amino-acid sequence MLDIKFIRENPQIVREAIEKKAGTLDLDELLALDAQVQELKRKTEQLQAERNANAKAASKAPPEERAAMIEKGREIGRQLALLEPQLRDLEARLKNLLYLTPTIPWEGAPVGPDDSFNVETHVHGNPRIFLFEPLDHVALIEKNGWGDFERAAKVSGSRSYILKGDLMVYEQALLRFALDRMIQAGFTPLSVPSLTKEEVLYGHGQFPTARDQVYSVDGEDAFLAGTAEVLLNYLHAGEILPESELPKTYTALSPCFRSEAGSAGKDVRGLMRVHQFNKVEQYVLCKADLEESNKWFDTMLSISEGILQALELPYRVLEVSTGDMGLGKYRQVDLETWVPSENRYRETHSCSALLDWQARRANLRYRDEHGKVRYAYTLNNTALATPRILVMLLENHQNEDGTVNVPKAVQPYFGKARLEPTP; translated from the coding sequence ATGCTAGACATCAAGTTTATCCGCGAAAACCCCCAAATCGTCCGCGAGGCCATCGAAAAGAAAGCCGGCACCCTCGACCTCGACGAGTTGCTGGCCCTGGACGCACAGGTGCAGGAGCTCAAGCGAAAAACGGAGCAGCTCCAGGCCGAGCGCAACGCCAACGCCAAAGCCGCCAGCAAGGCCCCGCCCGAAGAGCGCGCGGCCATGATTGAAAAGGGCAGGGAGATTGGGCGGCAGTTGGCCCTGCTCGAGCCCCAGCTACGCGACCTCGAGGCCCGCCTCAAAAACCTGCTCTACCTCACCCCCACCATTCCCTGGGAGGGTGCGCCGGTGGGCCCCGACGACTCGTTTAATGTCGAAACCCACGTCCACGGCAACCCCCGCATCTTTCTATTTGAGCCCCTCGACCACGTGGCCCTCATCGAGAAAAACGGCTGGGGCGATTTTGAACGGGCGGCCAAGGTCTCGGGCTCACGCTCGTACATCCTGAAGGGCGACCTGATGGTCTATGAACAAGCCCTGCTGCGCTTTGCCCTCGACCGGATGATTCAGGCCGGCTTTACCCCCCTGAGTGTGCCCAGCCTGACCAAGGAAGAGGTGCTTTACGGGCACGGCCAGTTCCCCACCGCCCGCGACCAGGTTTACTCGGTAGATGGCGAGGATGCCTTCCTGGCCGGCACTGCCGAGGTGCTGCTCAACTACCTGCACGCCGGCGAGATTCTGCCCGAGAGCGAGTTGCCCAAAACCTACACTGCGCTCTCGCCGTGTTTCCGCAGCGAGGCGGGCTCGGCAGGCAAGGACGTGCGCGGCCTGATGCGCGTACACCAGTTCAACAAGGTCGAGCAGTACGTGCTCTGCAAGGCCGACCTGGAAGAATCGAACAAGTGGTTCGACACCATGCTTTCCATCTCGGAGGGCATTTTGCAGGCCCTCGAGCTGCCCTACCGGGTGCTCGAGGTATCCACCGGCGATATGGGCCTGGGCAAGTACCGCCAGGTAGACCTGGAGACCTGGGTTCCCAGCGAGAACCGCTACCGCGAAACCCACTCCTGCTCGGCCCTCCTGGACTGGCAGGCCCGGCGGGCCAACCTCCGCTACCGCGACGAACACGGCAAGGTGCGCTACGCCTACACCCTGAACAACACCGCCCTGGCCACCCCGCGCATCCTGGTGATGCTCTTAGAAAACCACCAGAACGAAGACGGCACCGTGAACGTACCCAAAGCCGTGCAGCCCTATTTCGGCAAGGCGCGGCTCGAGCCTACCCCCTGA